In one Oryzias latipes chromosome 13, ASM223467v1 genomic region, the following are encoded:
- the LOC105355489 gene encoding EH domain-containing protein 2 translates to MSLRRFRRTPKILQDVNMVTEELKNLYYKRLLPIEKYYAFHHYHSPSYEDADFDNKPMVLVMGQYSTGKTTFIRYLIEQDFPGSRVGPEPTTDCFTALMYGPGEKIIPGNALTMDPKKPFRHLDPFGNSFLNRFKCVQMPNKVLENISIIDTPGILTAAKRKLSRGYDFQAVLRWFAERVDRIILLFDAHKLEFSDELTHAFGALCGYEDKLRVVLNKADSVDSQQLMRVYGALMWSLGKVFQTPEILRVYIGSLWSQPRQKCDHFQLIELEEEDLLKDIRNLPHNAKVRKLNDLVKRARLVRAHAHIISYLKQEMPTFFSKENKRDNLIYELPAIFTKIQQQHQVPAGDFPDCTKMQEKLLGQDFSKFKTLKPSLMSSLDQLLTTDIASLIPLLQQQEERKKSLPGMLDGEFLGTFRREYFKKDPFQELPRDDDSSEMYSDEWVVEKWKPKYDEIFYSLSPREGKLSGTKVKEWMTTTLLPNSVLAHIWRLSDVDGDGMLDNEEFALAVHLIEGKLEGYWLPRELPSHLVPPSKRPSSESEAPE, encoded by the exons ATGTCTTTAAGAAGGTTTAGGAGAACTCCTAAAATACTCCAGGATGTGAACATGGTGACGGAGGAGCTGAAGAACCTTTACTACAAAAGGTTACTACCCATCGAGAAATACTACGCTTTCCATCACTATCACTCGCCGAGCTATGAGGATGCAGATTTTGACAACAAGCCAATGGTGTTGGTGATGGGTCAGTACTCGACGGGAAAGACAACTTTCATCAG GTATCTCATAGAGCAGGACTTTCCTGGTAGCAGAGTGGGACCAGAGCCAACCACTGACTGCTTCACTGCCCTCATGTATGGACCAGGGGAGAAAATCATCCCCGGGAATGCCCTCACAATGGACCCCAAAAAGCCCTTTCGCCACCTGGACCCATTTGGAAATTCATTTCTCAACAg gTTTAAGTGTGTCCAGATGCCAAATAAAGTCCTTGAAAACATCAGCATAATCGACACTCCAGGCATCCTGACAGCTGCAAAACGAAAACTGAGCCGAG GCTACGACTTCCAAGCAGTCCTGCGCTGGTTTGCAGAGCGTGTGGATCGGATCATCCTGCTGTTTGATGCACATAAACTAGAGTTCTCGGATGAACTCACCCACGCTTTCGGGGCTCTTTGCGGCTACGAGGACAAGCTGCGTGTGGTTCTCAACAAAGCAGACAGTGTGGACTCTCAACAGCTTATGAGGGTGTATGGCGCCCTCATGTGGTCATTGGGGAAAGTGTTTCAAACCCCTGAGATTTTGCGGGTTTATATTGGATCTTTATGGTCGCAGCccagacagaaatgtgaccaCTTTCAGCTCAtagagctggaggaggaggacttACTGAAGGACATAAGGAATCTGCCGCACAATGCTAAAGTGCGTAAGCTGAACGATCTGGTTAAGAGGGCACGCTTAGTGAGG GCTCACGCACATATTATCAGTTATCTGAAGCAAGAAATGCCAACATTTTTTAGTAAAGAAAACAAGAGGGACAATCTTATCTACGAGCTCCCTGCAATCTTCACCAAGATCCAGCAACAGCATCAAGTTCCAGCTGGTGACTTCCCTGACTGCACCAAGATGCAG GAAAAACTATTGGGTCAGGACTTCTCAAAGTTCAAGACACTGAAACCAAGTCTAATGTCTTCCTTGGACCAACTGCTCACCACTGACATAGCCAGCTTGATTCCTTTGCTCCAACAAcaagaagaaaggaaaaaatccctgccTGGCATGTTGGATGGAGAGTTTTTGGGGACATTTAGACGTGAGTACTTCAAAAAAGACCCATTTCAGGAACTTCCAAGAGATGATGACAGCAGCGAGATGTACTCTGATGAGTGGGTTGTGGAGAAATGGAAGCCGAAATATGATGAGATATTCTACAGTCTAAGTCCACGCGAAGGGAAACTTAGTGGAACCAAAGTCAAAGAGTGGATGACTACCACCCTCCTCCCCAACTCTGTTCTTGCTCACATCTGGAGGTTGTCTGATGTAGATGGGGATGGCATGCTGGACAACGAGGAGTTTGCTTTAGCGGTACACCTCATTGAGGGAAAACTGGAGGGATACTGGCTTCCCAGAGAGCTTCCTTCCCATTTGGTGCCACCATCAAAACGACCAAGTTCAGAGAGTGAAGCACCAGAGTAG